The Verrucomicrobiota bacterium genome has a segment encoding these proteins:
- a CDS encoding biopolymer transporter ExbD has protein sequence MKRFSKSNHHAMSELNITPLLDLAFVLLVIFVITTTPLIEDVNLALPKAASHPKDPPKKPNFISVDRAGQLFLNMKPMDLPGLYNEIVAMRTKDRDLSVIIRGDSAIPYQHVVNVLEVLQTANVIKVSLATIPAK, from the coding sequence ATGAAACGGTTCTCCAAGTCCAATCATCACGCGATGAGCGAACTCAACATCACGCCGTTGTTGGACCTCGCTTTCGTGTTGCTGGTGATTTTTGTCATTACCACCACGCCGCTGATTGAAGATGTGAATTTGGCCCTGCCCAAGGCCGCATCGCATCCCAAAGACCCACCCAAGAAGCCCAACTTTATCAGCGTGGACAGAGCAGGACAGCTCTTCTTGAACATGAAACCGATGGATTTGCCCGGGTTGTACAATGAAATTGTCGCCATGCGCACCAAAGACCGGGATTTGAGCGTGATCATCCGCGGTGACAGTGCCATCCCCTACCAGCATGTGGTCAATGTTCTGGAGGTGTTGCAAACGGCCAATGTCATCAAGGTCAGCCTGGCCACGATACCCGCAAAGTAA
- a CDS encoding MotA/TolQ/ExbB proton channel family protein, with the protein MILAQIIPVLAQAAPEAVKYQSALETAFKNLTPEGKITMSLLVILSLISWTVMITKFRQLLKAKRMSRQFFTAFRASRNPLDILQQKQTFDGAPAYEVYITATEELEYHLKRHPVESGGRTKVGPASFDFIRASMERTVSFEGMNLERSMIILSTAVAGGPFLGLLGTVYGIMETFAGIARANAATLTAMAPGVSGALINTVAGLLVAIPAMFAYNFMVTQIRNITQELDDFASEYSTQIENIYVDASATHVTIETTSGPAPDAAKTATVKA; encoded by the coding sequence ATGATCCTGGCACAAATCATCCCTGTTCTGGCTCAGGCTGCGCCTGAAGCTGTCAAGTACCAATCGGCGCTGGAAACCGCGTTCAAAAACCTGACGCCGGAAGGCAAAATCACCATGTCACTGCTGGTGATCTTGTCGCTCATCAGTTGGACGGTGATGATCACCAAGTTCCGGCAGTTGCTGAAGGCCAAGCGCATGAGCCGCCAGTTTTTTACCGCCTTCCGCGCCTCGCGCAATCCGCTGGATATTCTTCAGCAAAAACAAACGTTTGACGGCGCGCCAGCGTATGAGGTGTATATAACGGCCACGGAGGAGTTGGAGTACCATCTGAAGCGCCATCCGGTTGAATCCGGCGGCCGGACCAAAGTCGGCCCGGCGTCGTTTGATTTCATCCGCGCATCCATGGAACGCACCGTCAGCTTCGAGGGCATGAACCTGGAGCGCAGCATGATCATTTTGTCCACGGCGGTGGCGGGCGGTCCGTTCTTGGGCTTGCTGGGCACGGTCTATGGCATTATGGAAACGTTTGCCGGCATCGCGCGCGCCAACGCGGCCACGCTAACCGCCATGGCGCCAGGCGTGTCCGGGGCGCTGATCAACACAGTGGCCGGTTTGTTGGTGGCCATCCCCGCCATGTTTGCTTATAACTTCATGGTTACCCAAATCCGCAACATCACCCAGGAACTGGATGATTTTGCCTCGGAATACTCGACCCAGATCGAAAATATTTACGTGGATGCCTCGGCAACCCATGTCACCATTGAAACCACCAGCGGTCCGGCCCCCGACGCGGCCAAGACCGCTACGGTGAAAGCTTGA